A section of the Spirosoma pollinicola genome encodes:
- the priA gene encoding replication restart helicase PriA translates to MNQYYLGKSFASGWGFSLYLYSTYALIVENQANTLFSSFDSEEITFFADLILPIPVPKLFTYRVPRGMADDIKIGARVIVPFGKKNGRVLTAIVAKLHNTPPATYQARYINELLDEIPLTTSYQLELFGWISEYYMCCIGEVMNVALPSGLKISSQSKVQFNPDFDYPELLTEFEEVLLTELKKHSALSYEELERLMGEGSNAAAIIKSLIGKKAIIVFEEVREKYVPKMVRKVRLNRNYEEREQLLVLLQRLEKLPKQQEVVMRYLSHVPLQRTPSLNQKGLDKTILNQDDELSQSSLSTLIKNQVFETFEIIQPRFSDNDAGLPQVEIKLTDAQRSASSQIMAQFESQNIVLLHGITGSGKTEVYIDLIQQALNSGSQVLYLLPEIALTTQIVVRLQRVFGDTMGIYHSKFSDNERVEVWKGVVSGQYQFVVGVRSAVFLPFDNLGLIIVDEEHETSYKQHDPAPRYHARDVAIMLAHWQQAKVLLGSATPALETYYQAKQGRYGLVELFQRFGEATLPNITLVNVQQEKKQKTMKNEFSSALLGALEANMERKEQSILFQNRRGYSPYMQCEDCDWTAECPNCAVSLTYHQRDAELRCHYCGHKESVPRLCPTCGSTKVKTIGFGTEKLEDQLQIFFPQSRVLRMDLDTTRAKNAYQQIIQEFEGGQVDILVGTQMITKGLDFDNVSLVGIFDADRLIHFPDFRATERAFQMITQVSGRAGRRAGRQGTVLIQTSNPQQPVLQKVIDNNYKGLYEEELKERQDFNYPPFSRLIKLTIRHTDRAISHQAAQRLAAELTDALGSSRVLGPEEPLVERIRNQFLFDILIKIEREKVNIKAVKTFIQDRINDILTDKGLRQVSIVADVDCL, encoded by the coding sequence ATGAATCAGTACTATTTAGGCAAAAGCTTTGCCAGTGGCTGGGGGTTTTCTCTGTATCTTTACTCGACGTACGCTTTAATTGTGGAAAACCAAGCCAATACATTGTTTTCGTCATTTGACTCTGAAGAAATAACTTTCTTCGCCGATTTAATTTTGCCTATACCGGTACCTAAATTATTTACTTACCGCGTTCCACGCGGGATGGCCGATGACATCAAAATTGGTGCCAGAGTTATTGTTCCATTCGGAAAAAAAAACGGCAGGGTATTGACAGCCATCGTTGCAAAGCTTCATAATACACCGCCAGCTACCTATCAGGCTCGTTACATAAATGAACTGCTGGATGAAATCCCATTAACAACAAGCTACCAACTAGAACTATTTGGATGGATATCCGAATACTATATGTGCTGCATAGGGGAAGTGATGAATGTAGCGCTCCCTTCGGGCCTGAAAATTTCGAGTCAATCGAAAGTGCAGTTCAATCCTGACTTTGATTACCCTGAACTACTTACTGAATTTGAAGAAGTACTGCTCACTGAACTCAAGAAGCATTCGGCCTTATCGTACGAAGAACTTGAGCGGCTCATGGGCGAAGGCAGCAATGCAGCCGCTATTATCAAATCGCTGATAGGCAAAAAGGCCATCATTGTATTTGAAGAAGTCAGGGAGAAATACGTCCCGAAAATGGTACGTAAGGTTAGGCTTAATCGTAATTATGAAGAGCGGGAACAACTTCTGGTGCTGCTTCAACGGCTCGAAAAACTACCCAAACAGCAAGAGGTTGTTATGCGCTACCTGAGCCATGTCCCCCTGCAGCGCACCCCCTCACTCAATCAAAAAGGTTTAGACAAAACCATTCTCAATCAGGATGATGAACTTTCGCAATCCTCGCTGTCAACGCTAATTAAAAACCAGGTTTTCGAAACGTTTGAAATCATTCAACCCCGCTTTTCGGATAACGACGCCGGGCTACCTCAGGTAGAAATTAAACTGACCGATGCACAGCGATCCGCATCATCACAGATCATGGCTCAGTTCGAGAGCCAGAACATTGTGCTGCTGCACGGCATTACGGGAAGCGGTAAGACGGAGGTGTATATCGACCTTATTCAACAAGCCCTGAACAGCGGCTCACAGGTATTATACCTACTGCCCGAAATTGCCCTGACAACCCAGATTGTGGTGCGTCTGCAACGGGTATTTGGCGATACGATGGGCATTTACCATTCCAAGTTTTCAGACAATGAGCGTGTCGAGGTCTGGAAAGGTGTTGTGTCGGGACAGTACCAGTTTGTGGTCGGTGTGCGGTCGGCGGTATTTTTACCGTTCGACAATTTAGGGCTGATTATTGTGGACGAGGAGCACGAAACGAGCTATAAGCAACACGATCCTGCTCCCCGTTATCATGCCCGCGATGTAGCCATCATGCTGGCGCACTGGCAGCAGGCCAAAGTATTACTAGGATCGGCGACGCCCGCTCTCGAAACCTATTATCAGGCAAAACAGGGGCGCTATGGTCTGGTGGAGTTATTCCAGCGATTTGGCGAAGCAACGTTGCCCAACATTACACTGGTGAATGTGCAGCAGGAGAAAAAGCAGAAGACGATGAAAAATGAATTTTCATCGGCCCTGCTCGGTGCGCTGGAAGCCAATATGGAGCGAAAAGAACAAAGTATTCTGTTTCAAAACCGTCGGGGCTATTCACCCTATATGCAGTGCGAAGACTGCGATTGGACCGCCGAGTGCCCTAACTGCGCCGTTAGCCTGACCTATCACCAACGCGACGCTGAGTTGCGATGCCACTACTGCGGTCATAAAGAAAGCGTGCCGCGCCTGTGCCCCACCTGCGGCTCCACAAAGGTGAAGACGATTGGGTTCGGGACGGAAAAATTGGAAGATCAGCTACAGATTTTCTTTCCGCAATCGCGGGTTTTGCGCATGGACTTAGACACAACGCGTGCCAAAAATGCCTATCAGCAAATTATTCAGGAATTTGAAGGTGGTCAGGTCGATATTCTGGTTGGTACTCAGATGATCACGAAAGGACTCGATTTCGACAATGTTAGTTTGGTAGGTATTTTCGATGCGGATCGACTCATTCACTTCCCCGATTTCCGCGCCACTGAACGCGCCTTCCAGATGATTACTCAGGTGAGCGGCCGGGCCGGGCGACGCGCCGGGCGGCAGGGAACGGTGCTGATTCAGACCAGCAACCCACAACAGCCGGTACTGCAAAAAGTAATTGACAACAATTATAAAGGACTCTATGAGGAAGAACTGAAAGAGCGGCAGGATTTCAATTACCCGCCCTTCTCGCGACTCATTAAACTAACCATTCGCCATACCGACCGGGCCATCAGCCATCAGGCTGCCCAGCGGCTAGCCGCCGAATTGACCGACGCTTTGGGTAGCAGCCGTGTTTTAGGTCCCGAAGAACCTCTCGTTGAACGGATTCGAAATCAGTTTCTGTTCGATATCCTTATTAAGATAGAGCGGGAGAAAGTGAACATAAAAGCGGTGAAAACCTTTATTCAGGACCGTATTAACGACATTCTTACCGATAAGGGCCTACGGCAGGTGAGCATCGTGGCCGATGTGGATTGTTTGTAA
- a CDS encoding type II toxin-antitoxin system VapC family toxin has protein sequence MTILLDTQALIWSLTNSDRLTKTTRTCIQEANTVYVSPINFYEIAIKTALGRDSGIKWPIHQIIQEALLSGFVWLPLGANHIESYQNIPFFDHHRDPFDRMLLAIALADGLKIISSDHNFPLYNDLVETIW, from the coding sequence ATGACTATTTTGCTGGATACCCAGGCCTTAATTTGGTCGCTCACCAATTCAGACAGGCTTACAAAAACGACTCGCACTTGCATTCAGGAAGCCAACACGGTCTATGTAAGTCCAATCAATTTTTATGAAATTGCAATAAAAACAGCACTTGGTAGAGATAGCGGTATTAAATGGCCAATCCATCAAATTATTCAGGAAGCTTTGTTATCGGGTTTTGTATGGTTACCTCTAGGGGCGAATCATATTGAATCCTATCAGAATATCCCTTTCTTCGATCACCACCGCGACCCTTTCGACCGCATGTTACTAGCCATTGCCCTCGCCGATGGCCTGAAAATTATTTCGTCAGATCATAATTTCCCTCTTTATAACGATCTTGTCGAAACCATTTGGTAA
- the pyk gene encoding pyruvate kinase — MSKKTKIVATVGPASDTKEQLLALAKAGVNVFRLNFSHGTHEDHLMRLTRIRELNAEYNLNLCVLQDLQGPKIRIGNVEHKDGVMIVAGQELVFTNDDIIGTSERVSTPYKNMYRDVHAGERILMDDGKLEVKVLRTEGTDVVTEVVYGGSMKSKKGVNLPNTKVSMPAVTEKDWEDLEFGLEHNAEWIALSFVREASEILEIKEYIRSKGKTSRVIAKIEKPEAIQNIDEIIAATDGLMVARGDLGVELPAEEVPMIQKMLVEKCNRAAKPVIVATQMLESMIDAPRPTRAEVNDIANSVMDGADAVMLSAETASGKYPILAVESMANTIRQVETSTDKIYYRYHAQVNEQPSENAINDNVVMSACRLARDTKAKAIIGITNSGYTAVRLSHHRPKADLFVFSKDAQLRNTLGLYWGVQVMPYEPDTNITVDQTVEGIKQILISQGHLESGDIFINTLSMPLTQARRTNTVKLSTVD; from the coding sequence ATGTCTAAGAAAACCAAGATCGTAGCCACTGTTGGCCCGGCTTCCGATACGAAAGAACAGTTGTTGGCATTAGCCAAAGCAGGAGTAAATGTATTCCGGCTCAATTTCTCTCATGGCACTCACGAAGACCATTTGATGCGCTTAACCCGCATTCGCGAACTGAATGCAGAATATAACCTCAATCTTTGCGTACTGCAGGATTTGCAGGGGCCTAAAATTCGCATTGGTAATGTTGAGCACAAAGATGGCGTTATGATCGTGGCCGGTCAGGAACTTGTCTTCACAAATGACGATATCATTGGCACCTCCGAACGCGTCAGTACACCCTACAAAAACATGTATCGGGATGTACATGCGGGCGAGCGTATCCTGATGGACGACGGTAAGTTAGAAGTAAAAGTACTGAGAACAGAAGGTACCGATGTTGTAACAGAAGTCGTTTACGGTGGCTCGATGAAATCGAAGAAAGGTGTAAACCTACCAAACACGAAGGTGTCTATGCCCGCTGTTACCGAAAAAGACTGGGAAGACCTCGAATTTGGTCTGGAGCATAATGCCGAGTGGATTGCCCTGTCGTTTGTGCGGGAAGCCTCCGAAATTCTCGAAATCAAAGAATATATCCGGTCGAAAGGGAAGACAAGCCGCGTGATCGCGAAAATTGAAAAACCTGAAGCCATTCAGAATATCGACGAAATTATTGCCGCAACGGACGGACTGATGGTTGCCCGTGGTGACCTCGGTGTTGAACTACCCGCCGAAGAGGTTCCGATGATTCAGAAAATGCTGGTTGAAAAGTGTAATCGGGCGGCCAAGCCAGTTATTGTGGCGACGCAGATGCTCGAAAGCATGATTGACGCCCCCCGCCCGACCCGCGCCGAAGTTAATGATATTGCCAACTCGGTTATGGACGGCGCGGATGCCGTTATGCTAAGTGCCGAAACAGCATCGGGCAAATACCCGATTCTGGCGGTCGAAAGCATGGCCAACACCATCCGGCAGGTTGAAACCTCTACCGACAAAATTTATTATCGCTACCACGCCCAGGTAAACGAGCAGCCAAGCGAAAATGCCATCAACGACAATGTGGTGATGAGTGCATGCCGCTTAGCCCGCGACACAAAAGCAAAAGCCATTATTGGTATCACAAACTCAGGGTATACGGCCGTGCGGCTTTCGCATCACCGCCCCAAAGCCGATCTGTTTGTGTTCTCGAAAGACGCCCAGCTGCGCAACACGCTGGGTCTGTACTGGGGTGTTCAGGTGATGCCTTACGAGCCAGATACGAATATAACTGTCGACCAGACGGTGGAAGGTATCAAACAAATACTCATTAGCCAGGGTCATCTGGAATCTGGCGATATTTTCATCAATACGCTCAGCATGCCTTTAACGCAGGCTCGTCGTACCAACACGGTGAAATTGAGTACGGTAGATTAA
- a CDS encoding DUF5606 family protein encodes MEALKQIANVAGYSGLYRIVKPGRAGVIVESLDEKKTKTMMGPTARVSVLNDISMYVNDDSEEQSVSLGQVLAAIDEKYGDTLTVDPKGSAEELAEFMASVVPNYDRDRVRTTDIKKLIIWYGILRQFAPDVFMAAAEEPTAEPVAIEEAVNEEVPVANESEAPKASDV; translated from the coding sequence ATGGAAGCATTAAAACAGATTGCCAATGTGGCTGGCTACAGCGGCCTTTACCGAATTGTGAAACCCGGACGGGCGGGCGTCATTGTTGAGTCGTTAGATGAAAAAAAGACGAAAACGATGATGGGCCCAACAGCTCGCGTGTCGGTCCTGAACGATATTTCGATGTATGTCAATGATGATAGCGAAGAACAATCCGTATCACTGGGGCAGGTTTTGGCGGCAATCGATGAAAAATATGGTGATACCCTGACAGTTGATCCAAAAGGCTCAGCCGAAGAGCTGGCTGAATTTATGGCTTCGGTCGTTCCCAACTACGACCGTGACCGTGTTCGCACAACCGACATTAAAAAACTTATTATCTGGTACGGAATCCTGCGTCAATTTGCTCCTGATGTATTCATGGCAGCGGCTGAGGAGCCTACAGCAGAACCTGTAGCAATCGAAGAAGCAGTTAATGAGGAAGTGCCAGTTGCCAACGAAAGCGAAGCCCCAAAGGCATCCGACGTATAA
- the yihA gene encoding ribosome biogenesis GTP-binding protein YihA/YsxC, whose protein sequence is MPVKQAEFLVSNSDPALCPKPDRPEYAFIGRSNVGKSSLINMLTSRSTLAKISGKPGKTQLVNHFIIDNEWYLVDLPGYGYAQVSKTEREKFAGLIDGYLTSRPNLLCIFVLVDSRIEPQKLDLDFMTNLGERGLPFVIVFTKTEKLSVNKLQTTLDNYRARLLEEWEEAPQFFVTSAITAAGREDILSFIRPLNEGYKK, encoded by the coding sequence ATGCCTGTTAAGCAAGCCGAATTCCTCGTCAGCAACTCCGACCCGGCCCTGTGCCCCAAGCCCGACCGTCCCGAGTATGCCTTTATTGGTCGCTCGAACGTTGGCAAATCGTCGCTGATTAATATGCTGACGAGTCGCTCAACGTTGGCCAAAATTTCGGGTAAACCCGGTAAAACCCAGTTGGTTAACCATTTTATTATTGATAATGAGTGGTATCTGGTCGATCTTCCTGGCTATGGCTACGCGCAGGTTAGCAAAACCGAGCGCGAGAAGTTTGCCGGTCTCATTGATGGCTATTTGACCAGCCGACCAAACTTGTTGTGCATCTTCGTGCTGGTCGATTCGCGGATCGAGCCGCAAAAATTAGATCTCGATTTTATGACCAACCTGGGCGAAAGAGGGCTGCCATTCGTAATTGTATTTACCAAAACCGAAAAACTCAGCGTAAATAAACTGCAAACGACGCTGGACAACTATCGCGCACGGTTGCTGGAAGAATGGGAGGAGGCACCACAGTTTTTCGTTACCTCGGCCATTACAGCCGCCGGTCGCGAAGACATACTCTCGTTCATTCGCCCCCTGAATGAGGGGTACAAAAAATAA
- a CDS encoding thioredoxin family protein, translating to MKKVIWLLAILLVGIHSVPTHAIHPPKLNRASDSKRVSISEAEGIQFTEASWRDILKKAKAEKKVIFLDAYASWCGPCKLLQKNVFTKKAVGDFYNEKFINVKMDMEKGEGPALAQVYPLEAYPTLLFIDGNGKILKKVLGLQTPENLIAIGKSVK from the coding sequence ATGAAAAAAGTAATTTGGCTACTGGCTATCCTGCTGGTGGGAATCCATTCTGTACCAACTCATGCCATTCACCCACCCAAGCTGAACCGCGCCAGCGACAGCAAGCGTGTTTCGATCAGTGAGGCAGAAGGTATTCAGTTTACAGAAGCTTCCTGGAGAGATATTTTAAAAAAGGCGAAAGCCGAGAAAAAGGTCATTTTCCTGGATGCCTACGCTAGCTGGTGCGGCCCCTGCAAACTGCTCCAGAAAAACGTGTTCACTAAGAAAGCCGTTGGCGATTTTTACAACGAGAAGTTTATCAACGTAAAAATGGACATGGAAAAAGGCGAAGGCCCTGCCCTAGCACAGGTATATCCGCTGGAAGCCTATCCAACGTTGCTATTCATAGACGGTAATGGAAAAATATTGAAAAAGGTGCTGGGTCTGCAAACACCCGAAAACCTGATTGCCATTGGCAAGAGTGTGAAATAA
- a CDS encoding BrnT family toxin: MAQETAPGISFQWDTGNVQHIISDYPTRGNTTNEVESLFTDPALASLPDRVDSKGEQRYKAVGCSNLNRILYVAFSYRNGQVRPISCRPASRKERERYAQIIQDSR; the protein is encoded by the coding sequence ATGGCCCAAGAAACCGCTCCAGGTATTTCATTTCAATGGGATACTGGCAATGTTCAACACATCATCAGTGATTACCCAACACGGGGCAATACCACAAACGAAGTCGAGAGTTTATTTACAGATCCGGCTTTGGCTTCACTTCCAGATCGTGTAGATAGTAAAGGAGAGCAACGTTATAAAGCTGTTGGTTGTAGCAACCTAAATCGGATTTTATATGTTGCTTTTTCGTACAGAAATGGTCAAGTTAGGCCCATCAGTTGTCGGCCAGCCAGCCGAAAAGAACGCGAACGATATGCTCAAATCATCCAGGACTCACGATAA
- a CDS encoding MraY family glycosyltransferase — protein MSLTLYIILTFVLIGAEWIYIRLARSYGWFDLPNARSAHTNSTTVRAGGVVFYLAVVGAIWIGKLNLPYFALGLTAIAVVSFWDDLRPLPKRYRLVVHTLAVGLLLIQGNLFGSQWYIITALFLVGVGIVNAYNFMDGVNGMIALYSLVTVGTLWYCQAQTLPGAASLFPGVCISLLIFSFTNVRKQAICFAGDIGSISMGFIVLYGLLAAINRSQTYLPILFLAIYGVDSIGTILHRLYVGQPIFHAHKMHLFQLLVHQHGWPHLRVAALYAFAQAGINVLVILALDWSTLNQLALAGLILSALIVGYVWVKFRLVSAPKRVGFYVWRL, from the coding sequence ATGAGCCTGACTCTCTATATCATACTTACGTTCGTATTGATCGGCGCTGAATGGATCTATATTCGCCTGGCACGTTCGTATGGCTGGTTCGATCTGCCAAATGCGCGTAGTGCCCATACTAATTCAACCACTGTTCGGGCGGGAGGAGTCGTGTTTTACCTTGCGGTGGTCGGTGCCATCTGGATCGGCAAACTCAACTTGCCGTACTTCGCCCTGGGCCTGACAGCCATTGCAGTGGTTAGTTTCTGGGACGACCTTAGGCCGTTGCCCAAACGCTACCGTTTGGTGGTTCACACGCTGGCGGTAGGGTTACTGCTGATTCAGGGAAACTTGTTTGGCAGTCAGTGGTACATTATTACAGCCCTTTTTCTAGTAGGCGTTGGCATCGTGAATGCCTACAATTTTATGGATGGCGTCAATGGTATGATCGCGTTGTACAGCCTTGTTACCGTTGGCACGCTCTGGTATTGTCAGGCTCAGACCCTACCGGGAGCGGCCTCTTTATTTCCCGGCGTATGTATATCACTCCTGATTTTTAGCTTTACCAATGTCCGTAAGCAGGCTATTTGTTTTGCGGGCGATATTGGTAGTATTTCTATGGGCTTCATTGTGCTGTATGGACTGTTGGCCGCTATCAATCGAAGCCAAACCTATCTGCCCATTTTATTTCTGGCGATCTATGGCGTAGACAGCATTGGCACCATCCTTCATCGGCTCTATGTTGGGCAACCAATTTTCCATGCGCACAAAATGCACCTTTTCCAGCTGTTGGTTCACCAGCATGGGTGGCCGCATCTGCGTGTGGCGGCCTTGTATGCCTTTGCTCAGGCGGGTATAAATGTATTAGTGATTTTGGCTCTGGATTGGTCGACGTTGAATCAACTCGCATTAGCGGGATTGATTTTGAGCGCGCTGATTGTGGGTTATGTATGGGTGAAGTTTCGATTAGTCAGCGCTCCGAAAAGGGTTGGATTTTACGTTTGGCGATTATAG
- a CDS encoding NAD-dependent epimerase/dehydratase family protein has protein sequence MNILMTGASGFLGSRIYQTLVSEHTLTTIGRTPCSPRHIYCDLAEQVPVLPNEQVDLVINAAGKADSVARNAAERADYQRVNVQGTTHLLAALEKQSILPTSIVHLSTVLVYGCSVGQLLPETTALQAVDPYGISKIEAEKLLREWAARTGVRLAILRLPLVVAEPLKGNLATMQTAIKKGYYLRIGSGLAQRSMVRADDVATVLTRAADVGGTFNLTDGYHPTVRELEDSLARQLGRRRPIPAIPLPLIKALARVGDSINAVVGRRFPLDSIAVRKLTSTLTFSDELARQQLSWNPCPVLDLFR, from the coding sequence ATGAACATTCTGATGACGGGCGCGTCGGGTTTTTTGGGGAGTCGAATTTATCAAACGCTGGTGTCTGAACATACGTTGACAACCATTGGACGAACGCCGTGCAGTCCCCGCCATATTTACTGCGACTTGGCTGAGCAAGTGCCTGTGTTGCCAAATGAACAGGTTGACCTCGTCATTAACGCTGCCGGGAAAGCCGACTCGGTAGCCCGTAATGCCGCCGAACGTGCCGATTATCAGCGGGTCAATGTGCAGGGAACAACTCATTTGTTGGCGGCTCTTGAGAAACAGTCCATCCTGCCAACATCAATCGTTCACTTGAGCACTGTGTTGGTGTACGGCTGTTCAGTGGGGCAATTACTTCCCGAAACAACGGCTCTTCAGGCTGTTGATCCCTATGGCATCAGTAAAATTGAGGCCGAAAAGCTACTGCGCGAGTGGGCCGCACGAACAGGCGTCCGACTGGCGATTTTGCGCTTACCGCTGGTCGTTGCCGAGCCTTTAAAGGGTAATCTGGCCACCATGCAAACCGCGATTAAGAAAGGGTATTATTTACGTATTGGCAGCGGACTTGCGCAACGAAGTATGGTTCGCGCCGACGATGTGGCAACTGTACTTACCCGCGCTGCCGACGTTGGCGGTACATTCAACCTGACCGATGGCTATCACCCGACTGTCCGTGAACTGGAGGATTCTCTTGCCCGCCAACTGGGTAGGCGCAGGCCGATTCCAGCTATTCCATTACCGTTAATAAAAGCCCTTGCCCGTGTTGGCGACAGTATCAATGCTGTGGTTGGTCGGCGGTTTCCGCTCGATTCGATTGCCGTACGGAAATTGACAAGTACGTTGACCTTCTCCGATGAACTAGCTCGGCAACAACTCAGCTGGAACCCCTGCCCCGTACTTGACTTATTCCGATGA
- a CDS encoding glycosyltransferase family 4 protein, with amino-acid sequence MKILYLTFYFEPDIGPGAFRNTTLVRELSRQLGPTDAIHVITTQPNRYQSYKPAASDYEEWQEGGCPVTIERVSVPTHKSGKLDQVRSFWGYFLAAHRLTRQHKYDLVVASSSRLFTALLAAIVARRDGFAPRKQSIPLFLDIRDLFREVMLEMHKNPLIRVGLNWFLGVVERYTFGCATHINLVSEGFRDYFLPFAQATYSYFTNGIDDLFLTSPNSSEIPNSRCKTILYAGNIGEGQGLHTIIPQAARQLGNGYRFIIFGNGGATRKLDAALRAENVRNVELYEPVSQAELIAQYQQADYLFVHLNKLDAFARVLPSKLFEYGATNKPIIAGVSGYAASFVRQHLPNHILFTPGDVVDLVRQVRETPYYTAMRTDFRTQFRRQAISQAIARQVLKTLDNKGHRQSTTPKHATL; translated from the coding sequence GCCAACCGATGCGATTCATGTAATCACAACCCAACCGAATCGGTATCAATCGTATAAGCCAGCCGCATCCGACTATGAAGAGTGGCAGGAGGGGGGGTGCCCGGTTACAATTGAGCGCGTAAGTGTGCCAACCCATAAAAGTGGCAAACTGGATCAGGTTCGTTCGTTTTGGGGGTACTTCCTGGCCGCACATCGGCTCACCCGACAGCATAAATATGATCTGGTCGTTGCTTCGTCGTCACGATTATTCACCGCTCTTCTGGCCGCGATAGTGGCCCGTCGTGATGGATTTGCCCCTCGAAAACAGTCTATCCCGCTTTTTCTCGACATTCGCGATCTATTCCGGGAAGTCATGCTGGAGATGCATAAAAATCCATTGATTCGTGTGGGATTAAATTGGTTTTTAGGCGTCGTTGAACGATATACATTCGGTTGTGCTACCCATATTAATCTGGTTTCTGAAGGATTTCGAGATTATTTCCTGCCGTTCGCGCAGGCTACCTATAGTTATTTCACGAATGGAATTGATGACCTGTTTCTGACCAGTCCGAACAGTTCTGAAATCCCCAATTCGCGATGTAAAACGATCCTCTATGCGGGCAATATTGGCGAAGGGCAGGGCTTGCACACCATCATTCCACAAGCGGCCCGGCAGTTGGGCAACGGTTATCGCTTCATTATTTTTGGTAATGGGGGTGCCACACGTAAACTTGACGCAGCACTTCGGGCAGAGAACGTCAGGAATGTTGAGCTATACGAGCCTGTTAGTCAGGCCGAATTGATAGCACAGTACCAACAGGCCGACTATCTGTTTGTTCACCTCAATAAACTGGATGCTTTTGCGCGGGTGTTACCCTCTAAATTATTTGAGTACGGCGCCACCAATAAACCCATTATTGCGGGCGTGTCGGGTTATGCGGCTTCGTTTGTGCGCCAACATCTGCCTAATCATATTTTGTTCACTCCCGGCGATGTCGTTGATTTAGTCAGGCAAGTGCGCGAAACACCTTATTACACGGCCATGAGAACAGATTTTAGAACGCAGTTTCGGCGACAAGCCATTAGTCAGGCAATTGCCCGGCAGGTGCTGAAAACGCTGGATAACAAAGGTCATCGTCAATCAACTACGCCCAAACACGCCACACTATGA